One window of Anaerolineales bacterium genomic DNA carries:
- a CDS encoding acylneuraminate cytidylyltransferase family protein, whose translation MMVEEKITALVPMRHHSERVPEKNFRPLAGKPLYAHILKTLHACPEIGQIVVDTDSPVIVSGITERFPDVLLIDRPEHLRADDVPMNDVLLHDVSQCEAEIYLQTHSTNPLLRARTVSDAISAFRRGLPQHDSLFSVTRLQTRLWDVDGKPINHDPSILLRTQDLKPVYEENSCIYIFQRSVFVDRGNRIGRAPTMFEIDAEEAWDIDEEFDFLIADRLMQERMRSQSEKNK comes from the coding sequence ATGATGGTTGAAGAGAAAATCACGGCCCTGGTTCCGATGCGGCACCATTCGGAAAGAGTGCCCGAGAAGAATTTTCGCCCGTTGGCCGGAAAGCCGCTCTACGCACACATTCTCAAGACGCTGCATGCGTGCCCCGAGATTGGGCAAATCGTCGTCGACACCGACAGCCCGGTGATCGTCAGCGGAATTACGGAGAGGTTTCCGGATGTTCTGCTCATCGATCGCCCGGAGCATCTGCGGGCCGATGACGTGCCGATGAACGACGTGCTGCTGCACGACGTTTCGCAGTGTGAGGCGGAGATTTATCTTCAGACCCACAGCACCAATCCTTTGCTGCGCGCAAGGACTGTATCGGACGCAATTTCAGCCTTCAGGCGGGGCCTCCCGCAGCACGATTCTTTGTTTTCCGTCACCAGGCTGCAGACGCGCCTTTGGGACGTCGACGGAAAACCCATCAACCACGATCCGTCCATTTTGCTGCGAACGCAGGATCTCAAACCGGTGTATGAAGAAAATTCCTGCATCTACATCTTTCAACGATCCGTATTCGTCGATCGCGGGAACCGGATCGGCCGCGCGCCCACGATGTTCGAGATCGACGCTGAAGAAGCGTGGGACATCGATGAGGAGTTCGATTTCTTGATTGCGGACCGTTTGATGCAGGAACGAATGCGATCACAATCGGAGAAAAACAAATGA
- a CDS encoding glycosyltransferase family A protein has translation MSDNNPRCSVVVRAFNEEKHIGRLLTGIMHQTIKEVEIVLVDSGSSDATVAIAARYPVKIVHIRPEEFTFGRSLNRGIEQTTSESVVIASAHVYPVFPDWLERLLEPFDNPRVALVYGKQRGNESSYYSEQQHFAKLFPAERIAVQKHPFCNNANSAVRRSLWLQNPFDEELTGLEDMAWANWAIQQNHVLSYAADAEVVHVHNEIPRQIYNRYRREAIALRRIKAEERFHLGDFLRLYLSNVMSDGWHALRERVFLKEALGILKYRLMQFWGTYRGFSLSKPLSASMKQMFYYPRGFRAADVKPRRDVEPIDYQSI, from the coding sequence ATGAGCGATAACAATCCGCGATGTTCGGTCGTCGTCCGCGCCTTCAATGAGGAGAAACACATCGGACGTTTGCTCACCGGCATCATGCACCAGACCATTAAGGAAGTGGAAATCGTCCTGGTCGACTCCGGCTCGAGCGACGCAACGGTGGCGATCGCCGCCCGGTATCCGGTCAAGATCGTGCACATCCGTCCTGAGGAATTTACTTTCGGGCGTTCGCTCAATCGCGGCATCGAGCAAACGACTTCGGAATCCGTCGTCATCGCCAGCGCTCATGTGTATCCCGTATTTCCGGACTGGCTGGAAAGACTGCTGGAGCCGTTCGACAATCCGCGCGTCGCTCTGGTATATGGCAAACAGCGCGGCAATGAGTCCAGCTATTACAGCGAGCAGCAGCATTTCGCCAAGTTGTTCCCGGCAGAAAGAATCGCCGTCCAGAAACATCCCTTCTGCAACAACGCGAACTCGGCCGTTCGCCGATCGTTGTGGCTCCAGAACCCTTTCGACGAGGAGTTGACCGGCCTGGAGGACATGGCCTGGGCAAACTGGGCCATCCAGCAGAATCACGTTTTATCCTATGCGGCGGACGCAGAGGTGGTCCACGTGCATAATGAGATCCCGCGGCAGATTTACAATCGCTACCGGCGGGAAGCGATCGCCTTGCGGCGGATTAAAGCGGAGGAACGTTTCCACCTCGGAGACTTCCTGCGCCTGTACCTCTCGAACGTGATGAGCGACGGGTGGCATGCGCTGCGTGAGCGGGTGTTCTTGAAGGAAGCGCTCGGAATTCTTAAATACCGCCTCATGCAGTTCTGGGGTACGTATCGCGGTTTTTCACTATCCAAGCCGCTCTCGGCCTCCATGAAGCAGATGTTTTATTACCCGCGCGGATTTCGTGCTGCCGACGTCAAGCCGCGGCGGGACGTGGAACCGATCGATTACCAGAGTATTTAG
- a CDS encoding NAD(P)-dependent oxidoreductase — MTIRVLVSAPYMLPHLDRFRPVFERSGIELVTPEVVERLSEEELLQLVGEIDGAICGDDRFTPRVLQAAAPRLKVISKWGTGIDSIDKQAAEQLGIRVCNTPGAFADPVSDTVLGYVLNFARRLPWMDRNMKQGKWEKLPARSLRECVLGVVGVGNCGKAVLRRAQGFGMRLLGNDILEISPAFVDEVGVTMLELDALLPQVDFLSLNCDLNPTSFHLLTRERLRLLPSTAVVINTSRGPVIDEPALVEALREASISGAALDVFEDEPLAVDHPLRSMDQVMLGSHNANSSLAAWERVHINTIRNLFEGLGISPPEDLDRV; from the coding sequence ATGACGATCCGCGTACTCGTGTCCGCACCTTATATGCTCCCACACCTCGATCGGTTCAGGCCGGTTTTCGAACGAAGCGGCATCGAGCTGGTGACCCCCGAAGTCGTCGAGCGCCTTTCGGAGGAGGAGCTGCTTCAACTGGTTGGAGAGATCGACGGGGCGATCTGCGGTGACGATCGTTTCACGCCGCGGGTGCTGCAAGCGGCCGCCCCGCGCCTTAAGGTCATTTCGAAGTGGGGAACGGGGATCGATTCGATCGACAAACAAGCGGCGGAGCAGCTCGGCATCCGTGTTTGTAACACCCCGGGCGCTTTCGCGGACCCGGTCTCGGATACCGTCCTGGGCTACGTTCTAAACTTTGCCCGCCGGCTGCCCTGGATGGATCGCAACATGAAGCAGGGTAAATGGGAAAAGCTGCCGGCGAGATCGCTGCGGGAATGTGTGTTGGGCGTAGTGGGGGTCGGCAATTGCGGTAAAGCCGTCCTGCGGCGAGCGCAGGGATTCGGCATGCGTCTGCTGGGGAACGACATCCTGGAAATTTCGCCGGCGTTCGTCGATGAGGTGGGCGTGACGATGCTGGAGCTCGACGCGTTGCTGCCGCAGGTGGATTTCCTGAGTTTGAACTGCGATCTGAATCCGACTTCGTTCCATTTGCTGACCCGCGAGCGTTTACGGCTTCTGCCCTCCACCGCCGTCGTGATCAACACCTCCCGCGGTCCGGTGATCGACGAGCCGGCGTTGGTCGAGGCGCTGCGCGAGGCATCGATCAGCGGCGCCGCATTGGACGTTTTCGAGGATGAACCCCTGGCGGTGGATCATCCGCTGCGTTCGATGGATCAGGTGATGCTGGGATCTCACAACGCAAACAGCAGTCTCGCAGCGTGGGAGCGGGTGCATATAAATACGATCCGCAATCTCTTCGAGGGGCTAGGTATTTCGCCGCCGGAAGACCTGGATCGTGTTTGA